In Onychostoma macrolepis isolate SWU-2019 chromosome 12, ASM1243209v1, whole genome shotgun sequence, a single window of DNA contains:
- the cpxm2 gene encoding inactive carboxypeptidase-like protein X2 isoform X1, with protein sequence MMWLRTLLLLGLVGRLLDECSGYSSEDEDYYMQELLSREHFQRVSENGAAPTRAAGKETKTRSAASKPAGGSDSASVKNGSKKSEKNKKAVKGGSDVDGLISERGDCPPLGLETLKIDDFQLHASSMRHYGLGPHRGRLNIQGGLYEDDLYDGGWCAGRNDPLQWFEVDARRLMKFTGVVTQGRSSLWSSDWVSSYKVLLSNDSHSWVTLKNGSRDLIFSANREKEIPILNVFPKPVVARYIRINPRSWYASGGICMRTEILGCPMPDPNNYYRRRNEVTTTDNLDFRHHSYKEMRQLMKVVNEMCPNITRIYNIGKSYNGQKLYAIEISDNPGEHELGEPEFRYTAGSHGNEVLGRELLLLLMQFMCQEYLSGNKRIRRLVDETRIHLLPSVNPDGYEKASAAGSELSGWSLGRWSRDGLDIHHNFPDLNSLLWEAEARKWVPRKFHNHHVPIPDWYRSTNATVAVETRALVSWMEKIPFVLGGNLQGGELVVTFPFDRTRSVTVLREATPTADDHVFRWLAFSYASTHRLMTDASRRVCHTDDLAKEDGTINGATWHTAAGSMNDFSYLHTNCFELSMYVGCDKFPHETELPEEWENNRESLLVFMEQVHRGIKGVIRDVQGKGIANAIISVEGINHDIRTASDGDYWRLLNPGEYRVTVRAEGFSVSSKVCAVGYDIGASRCDFVLGRSNLSRIKEIMQKFNKQPISMRQRLRQRRLLDT encoded by the exons ATGATGTGGCTCCGGACTCTCCTGCTGCTCGGCCTCGTGGGACGCCTGCTGGACGAGTGTTCTGGATATTCGTCTGAAGATGAGGATTATTACATGCAGGAGCTCTTGAGTCGGGAACATTTCCAGCGCGTCTCTGAGAACGGAGCCGCTCCCACACGAGCCGCTGGGAAGGAGACCAAAACCAGGTCAGCTGCTTCCAAACCAGCCGGCGGATCTGATTCAGCGTCAG TGAAAAATGGAAGCAAAAAGAGTGAGAAGAACAAGAAAGCAGTGAAAGGCGGCAGTGACGTGGACGGTCTGATCTCTGAGCGCGGCG ACTGTCCTCCGCTGGGTCTGGAGACGCTGAAGATCGATGACTTTCAGCTCCACGCCTCCAGCATGAGACACTACGGTCTGGGGCCGCACAGGGGCCGGCTCAACATCCAG ggcgGTCTGTACGAGGATGACCTGTATGACGGTGGCTGGTGTGCGGGACGGAATGATCCGCTGCAGTGGTTTGAGGTGGACGCTCGCAGACTCATGAAGTTCACCGGTGTCGTGACTCAGGGACGGAGCTCGCTCTGGTC gagtGATTGGGTGAGCTCGTATAAGGTTCTGCTCAGTAATGACTCTCACAGCTGGGTGACACTGAAGAACGGCTCCAGAGATCTG ATCTTCAGCGCGAATCGAGAGAAGGAGATTCCCATCCTCAACGTCTTCCCCAAACCCGTGGTGGCCCGTTACATCCGCATCAACCCGCGCTCCTGGTACGCCAGCGGCGGAATCTGCATGCGCACGGAGATCCTGGGCTGCCCGATGCCAG ATCCAAACAATTATTACCGGAGACGAAATGAAGTGACCACGACAGACAACCTGGACTTCAGACACCACAGTTATAAGGAGATGAGACAG CTGATGAAGGTGGTGAATGAAATGTGTCCGAACATCACGCGCATCTACAACATCGGCAAGAGCTACAACGGACAGAAACTGTACGCCATCGAGATCTCAGACAACCCCGGAGAACATGAGCTCG gtGAGCCAGAGTTCCGCTACACAGCTGGTTCCCATGGTAACGAGGTCCTGGGCCgcgagctgctgctgctgctcatGCAGTTCATGTGTCAGGAGTATCTGAGCGGAAACAAACGCATTCGGCGGCTCGTGGACGAGACACGCATCCACCTGCTGCCCTCCGTCAACCCCGACGGCTACGAGAAAGCCTCCGCAGCG GGCTCGGAGCTCAGCGGCTGGTCTCTGGGCCGCTGGAGTCGGGACGGTCTGGACATCCATCACAACTTCCCTGATCTCAACTCGCTTCTGTGGGAAGCAGAAGCTCGGAAATGGGTCCCGCGCAAATTCCACAACCACCACGTGCCCATCCCGGACTGGTACCGCTCCACAAACGCCACC gTGGCAGTGGAGACGCGCGCTCTGGTGTCGTGGATGGAGAAGATTCCATTCGTTCTGGGTGGGAACCTGCAGGGCGGAGAGCTGGTGGTGACGTTCCCTTTCGACCGCACGCGCTCGGTGACGGTGCTCCGCGAGGCCACGCCCACCGCCGACGATCACGTGTTCCGCTGGCTGGCCTTCTCCTACGCCTCCACTCACCGGCTCATGACCGACGCCAGCCGCAGGGTCTGCCACACTGACGACTTGGCCAAGGAAGACGGCACCATCAACGGCGCCACGTGGCACACGGCTGCAGGAA GTATGAATGACTTCAGTTACCTGCACACCAACTGCTTCGAGCTCTCCATGTACGTGGGCTGCGATAAATTCCCACACGAGACCGAACTACCGGAGGAGTGGGAGAACAACCGCGAGTCGCTGCTCGTCTTCATGGAGCAG GTGCATCGTGGGATCAAAGGTGTCATCAGAGACGTTCAGGGCAAAGGAATCGCTAACGCCATTATCTCTGTGGAGGGAATCAATCACGATATTCGCACAG CGTCTGACGGCGATTACTGGCGTCTGCTGAACCCCGGTGAGTACCGCGTGACGGTCCGCGCCGAGGGCTTCAGCGTCAGCAGCAAGGTTTGCGCGGTGGGATACGACATCGGCGCCAGCAGGTGCGACTTTGTGCTCGGCCGCTCCAACCTGTCACGCATCAAAGAGATCATGCAGAAATTCAACAAGCAGCCAATCAGCATGAGACAGCGACTGAGACAGCGCCGCCTACTGGACAcatag
- the cpxm2 gene encoding inactive carboxypeptidase-like protein X2 isoform X3, translating into MRHYGLGPHRGRLNIQGGLYEDDLYDGGWCAGRNDPLQWFEVDARRLMKFTGVVTQGRSSLWSSDWVSSYKVLLSNDSHSWVTLKNGSRDLIFSANREKEIPILNVFPKPVVARYIRINPRSWYASGGICMRTEILGCPMPDPNNYYRRRNEVTTTDNLDFRHHSYKEMRQLMKVVNEMCPNITRIYNIGKSYNGQKLYAIEISDNPGEHELGEPEFRYTAGSHGNEVLGRELLLLLMQFMCQEYLSGNKRIRRLVDETRIHLLPSVNPDGYEKASAAGSELSGWSLGRWSRDGLDIHHNFPDLNSLLWEAEARKWVPRKFHNHHVPIPDWYRSTNATVAVETRALVSWMEKIPFVLGGNLQGGELVVTFPFDRTRSVTVLREATPTADDHVFRWLAFSYASTHRLMTDASRRVCHTDDLAKEDGTINGATWHTAAGSMNDFSYLHTNCFELSMYVGCDKFPHETELPEEWENNRESLLVFMEQVHRGIKGVIRDVQGKGIANAIISVEGINHDIRTASDGDYWRLLNPGEYRVTVRAEGFSVSSKVCAVGYDIGASRCDFVLGRSNLSRIKEIMQKFNKQPISMRQRLRQRRLLDT; encoded by the exons ATGAGACACTACGGTCTGGGGCCGCACAGGGGCCGGCTCAACATCCAG ggcgGTCTGTACGAGGATGACCTGTATGACGGTGGCTGGTGTGCGGGACGGAATGATCCGCTGCAGTGGTTTGAGGTGGACGCTCGCAGACTCATGAAGTTCACCGGTGTCGTGACTCAGGGACGGAGCTCGCTCTGGTC gagtGATTGGGTGAGCTCGTATAAGGTTCTGCTCAGTAATGACTCTCACAGCTGGGTGACACTGAAGAACGGCTCCAGAGATCTG ATCTTCAGCGCGAATCGAGAGAAGGAGATTCCCATCCTCAACGTCTTCCCCAAACCCGTGGTGGCCCGTTACATCCGCATCAACCCGCGCTCCTGGTACGCCAGCGGCGGAATCTGCATGCGCACGGAGATCCTGGGCTGCCCGATGCCAG ATCCAAACAATTATTACCGGAGACGAAATGAAGTGACCACGACAGACAACCTGGACTTCAGACACCACAGTTATAAGGAGATGAGACAG CTGATGAAGGTGGTGAATGAAATGTGTCCGAACATCACGCGCATCTACAACATCGGCAAGAGCTACAACGGACAGAAACTGTACGCCATCGAGATCTCAGACAACCCCGGAGAACATGAGCTCG gtGAGCCAGAGTTCCGCTACACAGCTGGTTCCCATGGTAACGAGGTCCTGGGCCgcgagctgctgctgctgctcatGCAGTTCATGTGTCAGGAGTATCTGAGCGGAAACAAACGCATTCGGCGGCTCGTGGACGAGACACGCATCCACCTGCTGCCCTCCGTCAACCCCGACGGCTACGAGAAAGCCTCCGCAGCG GGCTCGGAGCTCAGCGGCTGGTCTCTGGGCCGCTGGAGTCGGGACGGTCTGGACATCCATCACAACTTCCCTGATCTCAACTCGCTTCTGTGGGAAGCAGAAGCTCGGAAATGGGTCCCGCGCAAATTCCACAACCACCACGTGCCCATCCCGGACTGGTACCGCTCCACAAACGCCACC gTGGCAGTGGAGACGCGCGCTCTGGTGTCGTGGATGGAGAAGATTCCATTCGTTCTGGGTGGGAACCTGCAGGGCGGAGAGCTGGTGGTGACGTTCCCTTTCGACCGCACGCGCTCGGTGACGGTGCTCCGCGAGGCCACGCCCACCGCCGACGATCACGTGTTCCGCTGGCTGGCCTTCTCCTACGCCTCCACTCACCGGCTCATGACCGACGCCAGCCGCAGGGTCTGCCACACTGACGACTTGGCCAAGGAAGACGGCACCATCAACGGCGCCACGTGGCACACGGCTGCAGGAA GTATGAATGACTTCAGTTACCTGCACACCAACTGCTTCGAGCTCTCCATGTACGTGGGCTGCGATAAATTCCCACACGAGACCGAACTACCGGAGGAGTGGGAGAACAACCGCGAGTCGCTGCTCGTCTTCATGGAGCAG GTGCATCGTGGGATCAAAGGTGTCATCAGAGACGTTCAGGGCAAAGGAATCGCTAACGCCATTATCTCTGTGGAGGGAATCAATCACGATATTCGCACAG CGTCTGACGGCGATTACTGGCGTCTGCTGAACCCCGGTGAGTACCGCGTGACGGTCCGCGCCGAGGGCTTCAGCGTCAGCAGCAAGGTTTGCGCGGTGGGATACGACATCGGCGCCAGCAGGTGCGACTTTGTGCTCGGCCGCTCCAACCTGTCACGCATCAAAGAGATCATGCAGAAATTCAACAAGCAGCCAATCAGCATGAGACAGCGACTGAGACAGCGCCGCCTACTGGACAcatag
- the cpxm2 gene encoding inactive carboxypeptidase-like protein X2 isoform X2, with the protein MMWLRTLLLLGLVGRLLDECSGYSSEDEDYYMQELLSREHFQRVSENGAAPTRAAGKETKTRSAASKPAGGSDSASDCPPLGLETLKIDDFQLHASSMRHYGLGPHRGRLNIQGGLYEDDLYDGGWCAGRNDPLQWFEVDARRLMKFTGVVTQGRSSLWSSDWVSSYKVLLSNDSHSWVTLKNGSRDLIFSANREKEIPILNVFPKPVVARYIRINPRSWYASGGICMRTEILGCPMPDPNNYYRRRNEVTTTDNLDFRHHSYKEMRQLMKVVNEMCPNITRIYNIGKSYNGQKLYAIEISDNPGEHELGEPEFRYTAGSHGNEVLGRELLLLLMQFMCQEYLSGNKRIRRLVDETRIHLLPSVNPDGYEKASAAGSELSGWSLGRWSRDGLDIHHNFPDLNSLLWEAEARKWVPRKFHNHHVPIPDWYRSTNATVAVETRALVSWMEKIPFVLGGNLQGGELVVTFPFDRTRSVTVLREATPTADDHVFRWLAFSYASTHRLMTDASRRVCHTDDLAKEDGTINGATWHTAAGSMNDFSYLHTNCFELSMYVGCDKFPHETELPEEWENNRESLLVFMEQVHRGIKGVIRDVQGKGIANAIISVEGINHDIRTASDGDYWRLLNPGEYRVTVRAEGFSVSSKVCAVGYDIGASRCDFVLGRSNLSRIKEIMQKFNKQPISMRQRLRQRRLLDT; encoded by the exons ATGATGTGGCTCCGGACTCTCCTGCTGCTCGGCCTCGTGGGACGCCTGCTGGACGAGTGTTCTGGATATTCGTCTGAAGATGAGGATTATTACATGCAGGAGCTCTTGAGTCGGGAACATTTCCAGCGCGTCTCTGAGAACGGAGCCGCTCCCACACGAGCCGCTGGGAAGGAGACCAAAACCAGGTCAGCTGCTTCCAAACCAGCCGGCGGATCTGATTCAGCGTCAG ACTGTCCTCCGCTGGGTCTGGAGACGCTGAAGATCGATGACTTTCAGCTCCACGCCTCCAGCATGAGACACTACGGTCTGGGGCCGCACAGGGGCCGGCTCAACATCCAG ggcgGTCTGTACGAGGATGACCTGTATGACGGTGGCTGGTGTGCGGGACGGAATGATCCGCTGCAGTGGTTTGAGGTGGACGCTCGCAGACTCATGAAGTTCACCGGTGTCGTGACTCAGGGACGGAGCTCGCTCTGGTC gagtGATTGGGTGAGCTCGTATAAGGTTCTGCTCAGTAATGACTCTCACAGCTGGGTGACACTGAAGAACGGCTCCAGAGATCTG ATCTTCAGCGCGAATCGAGAGAAGGAGATTCCCATCCTCAACGTCTTCCCCAAACCCGTGGTGGCCCGTTACATCCGCATCAACCCGCGCTCCTGGTACGCCAGCGGCGGAATCTGCATGCGCACGGAGATCCTGGGCTGCCCGATGCCAG ATCCAAACAATTATTACCGGAGACGAAATGAAGTGACCACGACAGACAACCTGGACTTCAGACACCACAGTTATAAGGAGATGAGACAG CTGATGAAGGTGGTGAATGAAATGTGTCCGAACATCACGCGCATCTACAACATCGGCAAGAGCTACAACGGACAGAAACTGTACGCCATCGAGATCTCAGACAACCCCGGAGAACATGAGCTCG gtGAGCCAGAGTTCCGCTACACAGCTGGTTCCCATGGTAACGAGGTCCTGGGCCgcgagctgctgctgctgctcatGCAGTTCATGTGTCAGGAGTATCTGAGCGGAAACAAACGCATTCGGCGGCTCGTGGACGAGACACGCATCCACCTGCTGCCCTCCGTCAACCCCGACGGCTACGAGAAAGCCTCCGCAGCG GGCTCGGAGCTCAGCGGCTGGTCTCTGGGCCGCTGGAGTCGGGACGGTCTGGACATCCATCACAACTTCCCTGATCTCAACTCGCTTCTGTGGGAAGCAGAAGCTCGGAAATGGGTCCCGCGCAAATTCCACAACCACCACGTGCCCATCCCGGACTGGTACCGCTCCACAAACGCCACC gTGGCAGTGGAGACGCGCGCTCTGGTGTCGTGGATGGAGAAGATTCCATTCGTTCTGGGTGGGAACCTGCAGGGCGGAGAGCTGGTGGTGACGTTCCCTTTCGACCGCACGCGCTCGGTGACGGTGCTCCGCGAGGCCACGCCCACCGCCGACGATCACGTGTTCCGCTGGCTGGCCTTCTCCTACGCCTCCACTCACCGGCTCATGACCGACGCCAGCCGCAGGGTCTGCCACACTGACGACTTGGCCAAGGAAGACGGCACCATCAACGGCGCCACGTGGCACACGGCTGCAGGAA GTATGAATGACTTCAGTTACCTGCACACCAACTGCTTCGAGCTCTCCATGTACGTGGGCTGCGATAAATTCCCACACGAGACCGAACTACCGGAGGAGTGGGAGAACAACCGCGAGTCGCTGCTCGTCTTCATGGAGCAG GTGCATCGTGGGATCAAAGGTGTCATCAGAGACGTTCAGGGCAAAGGAATCGCTAACGCCATTATCTCTGTGGAGGGAATCAATCACGATATTCGCACAG CGTCTGACGGCGATTACTGGCGTCTGCTGAACCCCGGTGAGTACCGCGTGACGGTCCGCGCCGAGGGCTTCAGCGTCAGCAGCAAGGTTTGCGCGGTGGGATACGACATCGGCGCCAGCAGGTGCGACTTTGTGCTCGGCCGCTCCAACCTGTCACGCATCAAAGAGATCATGCAGAAATTCAACAAGCAGCCAATCAGCATGAGACAGCGACTGAGACAGCGCCGCCTACTGGACAcatag